From the Chanodichthys erythropterus isolate Z2021 chromosome 9, ASM2448905v1, whole genome shotgun sequence genome, the window CATTTATTCTGATTAGTAAGTTATGGCAATTTGCGGTCAAATAACTCCATAGCCACCAGTTCCCCTTTACCTGTGTGGATGGTGGGGTCAGCTCCACGAGAAAAGTCTCCAGAATTCAGCAGGAAGCAAGTTGCCTCTTTCATGGTCTTGTCTCTGTTGCGTGAACATCGGACGGTCCACCTGTCGCTCGGAGAGAGCGGTTGGGTCAGACTGCAGCCCTCCTCTTCTGAAAGAGTAACATTGGCATCACCGTTCTGCTTTGAATCTGACAACAggacaaaaaagacaaaaacatgcatATCAGTTTTCCTGACAATGCTGGTCATCAGGAAAGAACAGATTTCAATATTTGTGGtgaatataatgttaatttcaccgatcaggcataacattatgagcactgtcaggtaacactgattatctcttcatcacggcacctgttagtgagtgggatatattaggcggcaagtgaacattttgtcctcaaagttgatgtgtcagaagcaggaaaaatgggcaagcgtaaggatttgagcgagtttgacaagggccaaattgtgatggctagatgactgaGTCacagcatctccaaaactgcagcgttgtgttcccggtctgcagtggtcagtatctatcaaaagtggtccaaggaatgaacagtggtgaaccggcgataGGGTCATGTGGGCATCCAAGGCTCAATGATGCACGTGGgaagcgaaggctggcccgtgtgacCCGATTCAACAGATGCCGAAAGCACCAATAGTGGGCaagtgagcatcagaactggacctgGCCTTGTCTGATGAATCtagttttcttttacatcacgtggatggccgggtgtgtgtccgtcgcttacctggggaacacatggcaccaggatgcactatgggaagaaggcaagccggcagaagcagtgtgatgctttgggagATGTtttgctgggaaaccttgggtcctgccatccatgtggatgttactttgacacgtaccacctaagcattgttgcagaccatgtacaccctttcatggaaacagtgttccctggtggctgtggcctctttcagcaggataatgtgctctgccacaaagcaaaaatggttcaggaatgatttgaggagcacaacaacgagtttgaggtgttgactccAAATtctccagatctcaatccaatcgagcgtCTGTGGGATGtgttgaacaaacaagtccgatccatggaggccccaccatGCAAcgtacaggacttaaaggatctgctgctaacatcttggtgccagataccacaacacaccttcaggggtctagtggagtccatgcctcaatgggtcagggctgttttggcagcaaagggggaccaacacaatattaggaaggtagTCATTGTGTtttgcctgatcggtgtattaTTTTCTAAGTCTTAATATAAatggtatttatttaaatatatttcgtTTTAAGGATGtcttaataatttttttgatCCATGTTAATCGTTGTTAATAGTAAATTGTTTCATTCATCCATTTATTGTCTCTCAGACAACACAACTGTCAAGAAAATCCTGATTTTCTACCTGAGCGGTTTCTTCCGATGTTCTCCTCAGCGGCGAGGGGGCAGGTGTCGCTCTGTGTGCTGTTCCTTGGCGAGTTGCTTTCAGACTTCCCAAATGAGGCTGAGTCCACCACCATGTCTGGGTTTGGGTtgtgcttcttcttcttcttgggcAGCTTCTGCTTGGCCATAGCTAGGGAGTAGTACATCCCAAAATTGTTAACGATAACAGGCACCGGCATGGCGATGGTAAGCACGCCCGCTACTGCGCATAACGCGCCGACCATCATGCCCAGCCACGTCTTAGGGTACATGTCCCCATAACCTACTGTCGTCATGGTGACCACCGCCCACCAGAAGCTAATGGGAATGTTCTTGAAGTGAGTGTGGCTGCAGTCACTAGGATCTCTGGGATTTGCGCCGAAACGTTCGGCGTAGTAGATCATGGTGGCGAAGATGAGCACCCCGAGCGCAAGAAAGATGATAAGCAGGCAAAACTCATTGACGCTCGCCCGCAAGGTGTGGCCAAGAACCCTGAGACCCACAAAATGTCGCGTGAGCTTAAAGATCCGTAGGATGCGCACAAAACGGACTACACGCAGAAAGCCCAGGACATCCTTGGCAGCTTTAGATGTGAGGCCACTCAAACTCATCTCTAGATAGAAGGGCAGGATGGCTACAAAGTCAATGATATTCAGCATGTTCTTGACGAAGAGAAGCTTGTTCGGGCAACATATGATGCGGACCAGGAACTCAAAGGTAAACCACAACACGCAGATTCCCTCCACCAGCGTGAGCACTGGTTTGGTCTCCATCTCCAGGGTGTAGTTGGTGATGGTGGTGTTTCCCACTAAAAATGTTTCAGTGCGATTATGAAGCTCATTAAAGTGCTCATGGGTCTCCAGGCAGAAGTTGGTGATGGACACCAGGATGAAAAAGAGGGAGACAAAGGCAATTATCTGAAACAGACAAATGTAGAGGTAAGCAGATCAGACTAGAaataaaacacatcacaataAATACAGTTTTTAAATACCTTTGATTGGaccataatattttaatgaagctttttcacattttatgttGACAGTCTGATAAGATGATGATATGCTTCACAAACCATACAATAAACCCAGGGCCCTTTTTATCAATTATGTACATACAATTTAATTTATGTCTACTTACACATCAAAAGTGAATGTTTCTGTTTCttcaaatgtaatgtattttgcCCATTTCATTTCCTTATGATGGtcatttaaatcaatttaatttttaacagtatatgtcagaatatgtttatattttccattGATCGTTATGTTTTCATTACTGAAaagtcaacattttatttatagtttacaGTTTGCTTTAACCC encodes:
- the kcnc4 gene encoding potassium voltage-gated channel subfamily C member 4 gives rise to the protein MISSVCVSSYRGRKSGNKPPSKSCLREEMARGEDSDKIIINVGGTRHETYRSTLRTIPGTRLAWLADTDNQGNPDADTGQTPTTTTTTTTSELFFDRHPGIFAYVLNYYRTGKLHCPADVCGPLFEEELAFWGIDETDVEPCCWMTYRQHRDAEEALDMFEPPDPEDAEDDQDLPRRFGIEDSPDRSRGCCEVWQPKIWALFEDPYSSRAARIIAFVSLFFILVSITNFCLETHEHFNELHNRTETFLVGNTTITNYTLEMETKPVLTLVEGICVLWFTFEFLVRIICCPNKLLFVKNMLNIIDFVAILPFYLEMSLSGLTSKAAKDVLGFLRVVRFVRILRIFKLTRHFVGLRVLGHTLRASVNEFCLLIIFLALGVLIFATMIYYAERFGANPRDPSDCSHTHFKNIPISFWWAVVTMTTVGYGDMYPKTWLGMMVGALCAVAGVLTIAMPVPVIVNNFGMYYSLAMAKQKLPKKKKKHNPNPDMVVDSASFGKSESNSPRNSTQSDTCPLAAEENIGRNRSDSKQNGDANVTLSEEEGCSLTQPLSPSDRWTVRCSRNRDKTMKEATCFLLNSGDFSRGADPTIHTESCKDTLTSPANYTQAEVTTLT